A DNA window from Setaria viridis chromosome 2, Setaria_viridis_v4.0, whole genome shotgun sequence contains the following coding sequences:
- the LOC117845049 gene encoding uncharacterized protein isoform X1 has translation MRAEVIGADTIDEAATEVLQVLKEKANTARSVSSRDNVFYFDGWDGLRASAVLRNIAQRLTATTPAGKRALADLEFDQVIHIDCSMWESRRAFQRAVAEQLKLPDEVMKLFDRQDEEDDFLGVAQGSRLEVEQVVREMHECIQKLNRRFLVIFHNGSGEEIDLASFCGFLLSGYSTSKVLWTFQGRYRIKPRTKVDKAMKSAGKTDAFVSVVPRNESQEEVWSYLVLQEAAEVAEACKVTAGSRDIIDQPAQVAECFIYMLEQCCHSIDFDLATHGTNYWVCDGIIQQLKLEGRVLSANDDSDWLWRAADALQREIALDVDYHQHLPSSHLSICVERKPYWISPNYGFNRVPGRAILNGGIFQHYLDKLRVLKLSRCTFNFQSPPFLYCQGLRFLWLDHCQDTGINTDGEGKEEDVRRCFQRLWVLDVRYMHRVHILSGQMMDYMTQLRELNVMGAWEWDMGQLQGRLPNIRKLRVTKSKVTFRCSEEDLFSKMNNLELLDFSGNNIYSARSPRLPAAITINNSSCLETVNIGENRALEGISFKGCTKLKNLIFSGWLYDVRAIDISGTAVKTLDLTAATTINNLNELYLLDCKKLCAILWPPKRNMKQDIDMLCIDTTRSAPTAQSREEIAKRGTTTAATIGTSAATTVLHRSRPTNEFPWYISVRDARLLMSLEAVYSDSRELYLEVSPTPSPTVFAAVCRDDEGIKSGSSSELQRQPAPAIYAATGTTAKCDGDAPGIMWLWSCPDVPDLRLRSSYIHIQETNTITVPRFVIDCAKILHVRDSMSITVFPSGTSKYQGSEWHQLEWCRIERCPRLEDVFTPRGPSEWRTSHSMKTFWASQLRKASCIWKWSEPYGASKFPYLVFLHLDCCPRLVHVLPLSIHTIAQAGQLETLEITWCGDLREVFPVDTIAKRYVKLLPQPFTVDFPGLKRIHLHELPRLHSICGVRMSAPNLETVKIRGCWSLRRLPDVGDGDKAVECDCEKEWWDRLEWDDGSQVTRYKPIHSRYYKKTLLRSSVLR, from the exons ATGCGTGCAGAG GTTATTGGGGCTGACACGATAGACGAGGCTGCTACGGAAGTTCTCCAAGTGCTCAAGGAAAAGGCTAATACTGCTAGAAGTGTAAGCAGCAGAGACAATGTCTTCTACTTCGATGGCTGGGACGGGCTTAGGGCATCCGCCGTCCTCCGAAACATCGCCCAACGCCTCACTGCTACTACACCAGCTGGGAAGAGAGCGCTGGCCGACCTGGAGTTTGATCAGGTCATCCACATCGACTGCTCAATGTGGGAGAGCAGGAGAGCATTTCAGAGGGCGGTCGCGGAGCAGCTGAAGCTCCCCGATGAAGTGATGAAGCTGTTTGACAGGCAAGACGAGGAGGACGATTTCCTTGGGGTGGCCCAGGGCTCTCGCCTTgaggtagaacaagtcgtcagAGAGATGCATGAGTGCATACAGAAGCTGAACCGTAGATTCTTGGTCATCTTCCACAatgggagcggagaggagatcGATCTGGCCAGTTTTTGTGGCTTCCTTTTGTCCGGGTACTCAACCAGCAAGGTGCTCTGGACATTCCAAGGGAGGTACCGGATCAAACCTCGGACCAAAGTTGACAAGGCCATGAAGAGCGCAGGAAAAACTGATGCTTTTGTCTCAGTGGTCCCACGCAATGAGAGTCAAGAGGAGGTATGGTCCTACCTTGTACTCCAAGAGGCTGCGGAAGTAGCTGAAGCATGCAAGGTCACTGCTGGGTCTCGCGACATTATCGATCAGCCAGCACAAGTGGCCGAGTGCTTCATATACATGTTGGAGCAGTGTTGCCACTCGATTGACTTTGATTTGGCCACCCATGGCACCAACTACTGGGTATGTGATGGCATCATACAACAGCTAAAACTGGAAGGAAGAGTCCTCAGCGCTAATGATGATAGTGATTGGCTTTGGAGAGCTGCCGATGCGCTGCAGCGTGAGATAGCATTGGATGTAGACTACCATCAACATTTGCCCTCTTCTCACTTGTCAATATGTGTCGAGCGCAAGCCATATTGGATTTCACCAAATTATGGGTTTAATCGGGTCCCGGGCAGAGCTATCCTTAATGGGGGCATTTTCCAACACTATCTCGACAAGCTTCGTGTTCTCAAGCTCTCACGCTGCACCTTCAACTTCCAATCACCTCCATTCCTCTACTGCCAGGGCCTCAGGTTTCTATGGCTTGACCATTGCCAAGACACTGGGATCAACACAGACGGAGAAGGGAAGGAAGAGGACGTCCGTCGGTGCTTCCAGAGGTTGTGGGTGCTCGACGTGCGCTATATGCACCGTGTTCATATCTTGTCTGGACAGATGATGGATTACATGACTCAACTCAGGGAGCTAAATGTGATGGGAGCCTGGGAATGGGACATGGGACAGCTCCAGGGACGATTGCCTAACATCCGCAAGCTCCGAGTAACAAAGTCTAAAGTCACCTTTAGGTGCTCAGAAGAGGACCTGTTCTCAAAGATGAACAACCTGGAACTTCTTGACTTTTCAGGAAACAACATTTACAGTGCTCGCAGTCCGAGGTTACCAGCGGCCATCACAATCAACAATAGTAGCTGCCTTGAGACCGTCAATATTGGCGAGAATAGGGCATTAGAGGGAATCTCCTTCAAGGGATGTACTAAACTGAAGAATCTAATCTTTAGTGGGTGGCTGTATGATGTCCGTGCCATAGACATCTCAGGCACAGCAGTGAAAACACTGGATCTCACTGCGGCAACAACAATCAATAATCTCAATGAGCTCTATCTACTTGACTGCAAGAAGCTTTGTGCAATACTGTGGCCACCAAAACGCAACATGAAGCAAGACATAGATATGCTCTGCATTGACACCACGCGGTCAGCACCCACTGCCCAATCTAGGGAAGAAATAGCCAAGAGGGGTACTACTACTGCTGCTACTATAGGAACATCGGCAGCAACAACAGTACTGCATCGCAGTCGACCGACCAATGAATTTCCTTGGTACATTTCTGTAAGGGATGCAAGGCTCCTCATGTCCCTTGAGGCAGTGTATTCCGATTCCCGCGAGCTATATTTGGAGGTTTCCCCTACACCAAGTCCTACTGTTTTTGCTGCTGTTTGCAGAGATGATGAAGGAATCAAGAGCGGCAGCAGCAGTGAGCTACAGCGACAGCCTGCACCTGCAATATACGCAGCAACAGGTACCACCGCTAAATGTGATGGTGATGCTCCGGGGATCATGTGGCTGTGGTCTTGCCCGGATGTTCCTGATCTTCGCCTACGGAGCAGCTACATCCACATACAAGAAACCAATACCATTACTGTGCCAAGGTTTGTAATTGATTGTGCTAAAATCCTGCATGTGCGGGATAGCATGTCCATCACTGTTTTTCCTTCGGGCACCAGCAAGTACCAGGGTTCAGAATGGCACCAACTGGAGTGGTGCAGAATCGAGAGGTGCCCCAGATTGGAGGATGTGTTCACTCCCAGAGGCCCCTCAGAGTGGAGGACGTCCCACAGCATGAAGACATTCTGGGCCTCACAGCTCCGGAAGGCAAGCTGTATCTGGAAGTGGAGTGAACCCTATGGAGCCAGTAAATTCCCATACCTGGTATTTTTGCACCTGGATTGCTGCCCCAGGCTGGTGCATGTACTCCCTTTGTCAATACACACGATCGCCCAGGCTGGTCAGCTAGAAACCCTCGAGATCACGTGGTGCGGGGATCTCCGGGAGGTATTTCCTGTGGACACCATCGCCAAGCGCTACGTGAAGCTGCTGCCTCAGCCATTTACCGTAGACTTCCCCGGTCTCAAGCGTATCCACCTGCATGAGCTCCCTAGACTACATAGCATCTGTGGGGTCAGGATGTCCGCGCCCAATCTCGAGACCGTCAAGATCAGGGGTTGCTGGAGCCTCAGGCGCCTCCCggacgtcggcgacggcgacaagGCGGTGGAGTGCGACTGCGAGAAGGAATGGTGGGACAGGCTCGAGTGGGATGATGGCTCGCAGGTGACCCGCTACAAGCCGATCCACTCGCGGTACTACAAGAAGACCCTGCTCAGGAGCTCTGTGCTCAG GTGA
- the LOC117845049 gene encoding uncharacterized protein isoform X2, with product MRAEVIGADTIDEAATEVLQVLKEKANTARSVSSRDNVFYFDGWDGLRASAVLRNIAQRLTATTPAGKRALADLEFDQVIHIDCSMWESRRAFQRAVAEQLKLPDEVMKLFDRQDEEDDFLGVAQGSRLEVEQVVREMHECIQKLNRRFLVIFHNGSGEEIDLASFCGFLLSGYSTSKVLWTFQGRYRIKPRTKVDKAMKSAGKTDAFVSVVPRNESQEEVWSYLVLQEAAEVAEACKVTAGSRDIIDQPAQVAECFIYMLEQCCHSIDFDLATHGTNYWVCDGIIQQLKLEGRVLSANDDSDWLWRAADALQREIALDVDYHQHLPSSHLSICVERKPYWISPNYGFNRVPGRAILNGGIFQHYLDKLRVLKLSRCTFNFQSPPFLYCQGLRFLWLDHCQDTGINTDGEGKEEDVRRCFQRLWVLDVRYMHRVHILSGQMMDYMTQLRELNVMGAWEWDMGQLQGRLPNIRKLRVTKSKVTFRCSEEDLFSKMNNLELLDFSGNNIYSARSPRLPAAITINNSSCLETVNIGENRALEGISFKGCTKLKNLIFSGWLYDVRAIDISGTAVKTLDLTAATTINNLNELYLLDCKKLCAILWPPKRNMKQDIDMLCIDTTRSAPTAQSREEIAKRGTTTAATIGTSAATTVLHRSRPTNEFPWYISVRDARLLMSLEAVYSDSRELYLEVSPTPSPTVFAAVCRDDEGIKSGSSSELQRQPAPAIYAATGTTAKCDGDAPGIMWLWSCPDVPDLRLRSSYIHIQETNTITVPRFVIDCAKILHVRDSMSITVFPSGTSKYQGSEWHQLEWCRIERCPRLEDVFTPRGPSEWRTSHSMKTFWASQLRKASCIWKWSEPYGASKFPYLVFLHLDCCPRLVHVLPLSIHTIAQAGQLETLEITWCGDLREVFPVDTIAKRYVKLLPQPFTVDFPGLKRIHLHELPRLHSICGVRMSAPNLETVKIRGCWSLRRLPDVGDGDKAVECDCEKEWWDRLEWDDGSQVTRYKPIHSRYYKKTLLRSSVLR from the exons ATGCGTGCAGAG GTTATTGGGGCTGACACGATAGACGAGGCTGCTACGGAAGTTCTCCAAGTGCTCAAGGAAAAGGCTAATACTGCTAGAAGTGTAAGCAGCAGAGACAATGTCTTCTACTTCGATGGCTGGGACGGGCTTAGGGCATCCGCCGTCCTCCGAAACATCGCCCAACGCCTCACTGCTACTACACCAGCTGGGAAGAGAGCGCTGGCCGACCTGGAGTTTGATCAGGTCATCCACATCGACTGCTCAATGTGGGAGAGCAGGAGAGCATTTCAGAGGGCGGTCGCGGAGCAGCTGAAGCTCCCCGATGAAGTGATGAAGCTGTTTGACAGGCAAGACGAGGAGGACGATTTCCTTGGGGTGGCCCAGGGCTCTCGCCTTgaggtagaacaagtcgtcagAGAGATGCATGAGTGCATACAGAAGCTGAACCGTAGATTCTTGGTCATCTTCCACAatgggagcggagaggagatcGATCTGGCCAGTTTTTGTGGCTTCCTTTTGTCCGGGTACTCAACCAGCAAGGTGCTCTGGACATTCCAAGGGAGGTACCGGATCAAACCTCGGACCAAAGTTGACAAGGCCATGAAGAGCGCAGGAAAAACTGATGCTTTTGTCTCAGTGGTCCCACGCAATGAGAGTCAAGAGGAGGTATGGTCCTACCTTGTACTCCAAGAGGCTGCGGAAGTAGCTGAAGCATGCAAGGTCACTGCTGGGTCTCGCGACATTATCGATCAGCCAGCACAAGTGGCCGAGTGCTTCATATACATGTTGGAGCAGTGTTGCCACTCGATTGACTTTGATTTGGCCACCCATGGCACCAACTACTGGGTATGTGATGGCATCATACAACAGCTAAAACTGGAAGGAAGAGTCCTCAGCGCTAATGATGATAGTGATTGGCTTTGGAGAGCTGCCGATGCGCTGCAGCGTGAGATAGCATTGGATGTAGACTACCATCAACATTTGCCCTCTTCTCACTTGTCAATATGTGTCGAGCGCAAGCCATATTGGATTTCACCAAATTATGGGTTTAATCGGGTCCCGGGCAGAGCTATCCTTAATGGGGGCATTTTCCAACACTATCTCGACAAGCTTCGTGTTCTCAAGCTCTCACGCTGCACCTTCAACTTCCAATCACCTCCATTCCTCTACTGCCAGGGCCTCAGGTTTCTATGGCTTGACCATTGCCAAGACACTGGGATCAACACAGACGGAGAAGGGAAGGAAGAGGACGTCCGTCGGTGCTTCCAGAGGTTGTGGGTGCTCGACGTGCGCTATATGCACCGTGTTCATATCTTGTCTGGACAGATGATGGATTACATGACTCAACTCAGGGAGCTAAATGTGATGGGAGCCTGGGAATGGGACATGGGACAGCTCCAGGGACGATTGCCTAACATCCGCAAGCTCCGAGTAACAAAGTCTAAAGTCACCTTTAGGTGCTCAGAAGAGGACCTGTTCTCAAAGATGAACAACCTGGAACTTCTTGACTTTTCAGGAAACAACATTTACAGTGCTCGCAGTCCGAGGTTACCAGCGGCCATCACAATCAACAATAGTAGCTGCCTTGAGACCGTCAATATTGGCGAGAATAGGGCATTAGAGGGAATCTCCTTCAAGGGATGTACTAAACTGAAGAATCTAATCTTTAGTGGGTGGCTGTATGATGTCCGTGCCATAGACATCTCAGGCACAGCAGTGAAAACACTGGATCTCACTGCGGCAACAACAATCAATAATCTCAATGAGCTCTATCTACTTGACTGCAAGAAGCTTTGTGCAATACTGTGGCCACCAAAACGCAACATGAAGCAAGACATAGATATGCTCTGCATTGACACCACGCGGTCAGCACCCACTGCCCAATCTAGGGAAGAAATAGCCAAGAGGGGTACTACTACTGCTGCTACTATAGGAACATCGGCAGCAACAACAGTACTGCATCGCAGTCGACCGACCAATGAATTTCCTTGGTACATTTCTGTAAGGGATGCAAGGCTCCTCATGTCCCTTGAGGCAGTGTATTCCGATTCCCGCGAGCTATATTTGGAGGTTTCCCCTACACCAAGTCCTACTGTTTTTGCTGCTGTTTGCAGAGATGATGAAGGAATCAAGAGCGGCAGCAGCAGTGAGCTACAGCGACAGCCTGCACCTGCAATATACGCAGCAACAGGTACCACCGCTAAATGTGATGGTGATGCTCCGGGGATCATGTGGCTGTGGTCTTGCCCGGATGTTCCTGATCTTCGCCTACGGAGCAGCTACATCCACATACAAGAAACCAATACCATTACTGTGCCAAGGTTTGTAATTGATTGTGCTAAAATCCTGCATGTGCGGGATAGCATGTCCATCACTGTTTTTCCTTCGGGCACCAGCAAGTACCAGGGTTCAGAATGGCACCAACTGGAGTGGTGCAGAATCGAGAGGTGCCCCAGATTGGAGGATGTGTTCACTCCCAGAGGCCCCTCAGAGTGGAGGACGTCCCACAGCATGAAGACATTCTGGGCCTCACAGCTCCGGAAGGCAAGCTGTATCTGGAAGTGGAGTGAACCCTATGGAGCCAGTAAATTCCCATACCTGGTATTTTTGCACCTGGATTGCTGCCCCAGGCTGGTGCATGTACTCCCTTTGTCAATACACACGATCGCCCAGGCTGGTCAGCTAGAAACCCTCGAGATCACGTGGTGCGGGGATCTCCGGGAGGTATTTCCTGTGGACACCATCGCCAAGCGCTACGTGAAGCTGCTGCCTCAGCCATTTACCGTAGACTTCCCCGGTCTCAAGCGTATCCACCTGCATGAGCTCCCTAGACTACATAGCATCTGTGGGGTCAGGATGTCCGCGCCCAATCTCGAGACCGTCAAGATCAGGGGTTGCTGGAGCCTCAGGCGCCTCCCggacgtcggcgacggcgacaagGCGGTGGAGTGCGACTGCGAGAAGGAATGGTGGGACAGGCTCGAGTGGGATGATGGCTCGCAGGTGACCCGCTACAAGCCGATCCACTCGCGGTACTACAAGAAGACCCTGCTCAGGAGCTCTGTGCTCAGGTGA